A window from Polynucleobacter sp. MWH-UH25E encodes these proteins:
- a CDS encoding DNA/RNA non-specific endonuclease yields MSLFALVGCLLTPLSVLAVFDDCKELFPNQRIPTATQVGRDLCFDSFAVYYSPQDKKPIYVVEKLNREQLSAPHPRRSNQFYEEARLPFSERALLSDYRASGYDRGHNAPAGDMSNERAMAQSFSLANMMPQARQNNQGIWAKNVEEPTRHYAKRALGDIYVFTGSTGNQGSIGRSHVTIPSHLYKLVYDPSKNSAWAYWIENSNDALMTPPISYAELVTKTGIDFHLPIQSEPTSLNSMPTKPNSIKTGQHVGSVGGWYPVFFDTYLTEKVNAILNEIKAGKVASVQIQYDQNTELAKQISNQLQSQTQVAIELSQSSPPETPGVSYEQKRVTVIVRSK; encoded by the coding sequence ATGAGCCTCTTCGCTCTAGTTGGATGCCTATTAACGCCTCTGAGCGTGCTGGCCGTTTTCGATGACTGCAAGGAACTTTTTCCCAATCAGCGCATTCCTACTGCCACTCAAGTGGGTCGAGATCTCTGTTTTGATAGCTTTGCGGTTTACTACTCACCCCAAGATAAGAAACCAATTTATGTTGTCGAGAAACTCAATCGAGAACAGTTGTCAGCGCCACATCCACGAAGAAGCAACCAGTTTTATGAAGAGGCTAGACTCCCATTTTCAGAAAGAGCTCTTCTCTCTGACTATCGAGCCAGCGGCTATGACCGCGGCCACAACGCACCCGCAGGCGATATGAGCAATGAGAGGGCGATGGCCCAATCATTTTCCTTGGCCAATATGATGCCGCAGGCTAGACAAAATAATCAGGGCATCTGGGCTAAGAATGTTGAGGAGCCGACCAGACATTACGCCAAAAGAGCCCTGGGAGATATTTATGTCTTTACCGGCTCGACCGGAAATCAAGGAAGCATAGGAAGAAGCCATGTCACGATACCGAGTCATTTATATAAATTGGTATATGACCCTAGTAAAAATTCTGCGTGGGCTTATTGGATTGAAAATTCCAATGACGCATTAATGACGCCACCGATTTCATATGCGGAATTGGTAACTAAAACGGGTATCGACTTTCATTTGCCGATTCAAAGCGAACCTACTTCACTCAACTCAATGCCAACCAAGCCTAACTCCATCAAGACCGGCCAGCATGTGGGCTCAGTAGGGGGCTGGTATCCCGTATTTTTTGATACCTATTTGACTGAGAAGGTAAACGCGATTCTTAATGAAATCAAAGCGGGCAAAGTTGCTAGCGTTCAGATTCAATACGATCAGAATACTGAGCTAGCGAAACAGATTTCCAATCAACTCCAGTCGCAAACCCAGGTGGCAATCGAGCTGAGTCAAAGTAGTCCGCCAGAAACTCCTGGCGTCTCTTACGAGCAAAAACGCGTAACTGTCATCGTTCGATCAAAGTAA
- a CDS encoding transglycosylase SLT domain-containing protein yields MRESQPAMLAAKDLLAHAMAPVYRVVNGLLVVTVFMVVGLWLSGNGTNAGAFDLARILVPDEARHIVWSNGFGMLEQYKANENVATASDTDIASVIYQKSAQHASGLTSVKQQTVALLMPSVAQMQVKSISHLADRIPASKLDPQALDSNLMGSIQNQRAVADFFEKKYNLDRNKIEEYVSNTILIAKEVNIDPVLLLAVISVESNFNPNTKSQAGAEGLMQVMTSVHREKYALYGGTQQAVKPEVNIRVGAYILKYLIATAGSLRNGLKYYVGAANAEDDGGYADKVLAERNRLIGLCQTKSMNRLTLNGKSLRS; encoded by the coding sequence ATGCGGGAGTCGCAACCAGCTATGCTGGCTGCAAAAGACCTGCTAGCCCATGCTATGGCTCCGGTATACCGAGTCGTTAATGGCTTGCTCGTTGTTACGGTATTTATGGTGGTCGGTCTCTGGCTTTCGGGCAATGGCACCAATGCTGGCGCATTCGACTTAGCTCGTATTTTGGTTCCAGATGAGGCACGTCACATCGTATGGAGTAATGGTTTTGGCATGCTCGAGCAATACAAGGCGAATGAGAATGTCGCAACCGCTTCCGATACAGACATTGCCTCGGTGATTTATCAAAAGTCAGCTCAACACGCATCTGGACTGACGAGTGTGAAGCAACAAACTGTTGCTTTGTTAATGCCTTCGGTGGCGCAAATGCAGGTGAAATCGATCTCCCATTTAGCCGATCGTATCCCGGCATCTAAGTTAGATCCTCAGGCACTGGATAGCAATTTGATGGGCTCTATTCAGAATCAACGCGCTGTGGCGGATTTCTTTGAGAAAAAATACAACCTCGATCGCAACAAGATTGAAGAATATGTGTCGAACACGATCTTGATCGCCAAAGAGGTCAATATCGATCCAGTTTTATTGCTCGCAGTGATTTCAGTGGAATCCAATTTCAACCCAAATACAAAGAGCCAAGCTGGTGCAGAAGGCCTCATGCAAGTGATGACATCTGTTCACCGTGAGAAATATGCTTTGTATGGTGGAACGCAACAAGCAGTGAAACCTGAAGTCAACATTCGTGTAGGCGCATATATCCTAAAGTACTTAATTGCCACAGCAGGTTCATTGCGCAATGGCTTGAAGTACTACGTAGGCGCTGCTAACGCCGAAGACGATGGTGGTTATGCCGATAAAGTATTGGCAGAACGCAATCGATTAATTGGCCTATGCCAAACCAAATCTATGAACCGTCTGACTTTGAATGGAAAGTCTCTGCGTTCTTAA
- a CDS encoding MFS transporter has protein sequence MPSNQHPLLNKNLLLLIICQGLFLTNNVTFIAINGLVGYSLAPVSWMATLPVMGYVVGAAFSTSLVAKSQNHFGRKISFQLGLLVAALSALLCAYAAFSKNFWLLVIGTFIAGYYSANGQLYRFAAAELTEVSQRDKAVSWVLAGGILGAVIGPNLASWTRNLFETAFLGAYLSLSIAAFIGIVVMQFIHFPEEFKTHHTLSDGRPLNIILRQPVFLVAVIGAALGYGVMNLLMAATPLAMQICGLPFSDTALVLEWHVIGMFAPGFFTGALIQRFGALKIMGLGVGLNFICILIALSGTDLHQFFIALFLLGVGWNFLFTGSTSLAMTAYKPSERDKAQAAINFFVFGTMAFTSFGSGALITSQGWEILNLGSLIPATITAVALVWLGLQQRKTIKA, from the coding sequence ATGCCCAGTAACCAGCATCCCCTGCTAAATAAGAACCTCTTATTGCTCATTATTTGCCAGGGCCTATTCCTGACCAACAATGTCACTTTTATTGCTATTAATGGCCTAGTTGGCTATAGCCTTGCCCCCGTGAGCTGGATGGCCACGTTGCCCGTCATGGGCTATGTTGTCGGCGCAGCTTTTTCAACTTCCTTGGTTGCTAAGTCACAAAATCACTTTGGCCGAAAAATTTCTTTTCAGCTTGGTCTTTTGGTGGCTGCCTTATCAGCACTACTTTGCGCCTATGCGGCATTTAGTAAAAACTTCTGGCTATTAGTGATCGGCACTTTCATTGCTGGTTACTACAGCGCCAACGGGCAGCTCTATCGTTTTGCGGCGGCAGAGCTCACTGAAGTAAGTCAGCGAGATAAGGCTGTCTCATGGGTTTTAGCTGGGGGCATTCTGGGCGCAGTGATCGGCCCTAACCTAGCTTCTTGGACTCGCAATCTATTTGAGACCGCCTTCTTGGGTGCTTACTTATCCCTTTCCATTGCAGCCTTCATCGGAATTGTTGTGATGCAGTTCATTCACTTTCCGGAGGAATTCAAAACCCATCACACCCTCTCCGACGGCAGACCTCTCAATATCATTCTGCGTCAGCCCGTCTTCTTGGTAGCAGTCATTGGCGCAGCACTTGGTTATGGCGTTATGAATCTCCTCATGGCAGCCACACCACTGGCGATGCAAATTTGCGGCCTGCCATTCTCGGACACCGCCCTAGTACTGGAGTGGCATGTCATTGGCATGTTTGCGCCTGGATTTTTTACTGGAGCACTTATTCAACGCTTTGGCGCCCTCAAAATCATGGGGCTTGGAGTCGGTCTTAATTTCATTTGTATATTGATTGCCTTGAGCGGGACAGACCTTCATCAATTCTTCATTGCTCTCTTTTTGCTTGGCGTGGGCTGGAATTTCCTATTCACTGGATCTACTTCTCTAGCCATGACAGCCTACAAACCAAGTGAGCGAGACAAAGCGCAAGCTGCAATTAATTTCTTTGTGTTCGGCACTATGGCGTTTACCTCTTTTGGATCAGGCGCCCTTATTACCTCTCAAGGCTGGGAAATCCTGAATTTAGGCTCACTCATTCCCGCTACGATTACCGCAGTTGCACTAGTTTGGTTGGGCCTTCAGCAACGCAAGACCATCAAAGCCTGA
- a CDS encoding FKBP-type peptidyl-prolyl cis-trans isomerase produces the protein MSELKKIDTVVGDGKEATAGNHVDVHYTGWLYDENAPDQKGQKFDSSLDRGQLFSFPLGAGHVIKGWDQGVAGMKIGGKRTLIIPADMGYGARGAGGVIPPNATLVFDVELHGVN, from the coding sequence ATGTCAGAACTCAAGAAAATCGATACTGTCGTTGGCGATGGCAAAGAAGCAACTGCAGGTAATCACGTTGACGTGCATTACACCGGCTGGCTCTACGATGAAAATGCGCCAGACCAAAAGGGCCAAAAATTTGATAGCTCGCTTGATCGTGGACAACTATTTAGCTTCCCATTAGGTGCTGGTCACGTTATCAAAGGCTGGGATCAAGGCGTTGCAGGCATGAAAATTGGTGGCAAGCGTACCCTGATCATTCCCGCCGATATGGGCTATGGTGCTCGTGGCGCAGGCGGCGTTATTCCTCCTAACGCTACGCTCGTGTTTGATGTGGAATTGCATGGTGTGAACTAA
- a CDS encoding NADP-dependent isocitrate dehydrogenase, whose protein sequence is MASEKSKIIYTLTDEAPLLATCAFLPVIRTFTAPAGVEIVKSDISVAARILAEFSDCLTDAQKVPDNLAELGKMTLLPDTNIIKLPNISASVPQLVAAIKELQNKGYKIPNFPDDPKTEEEKAIRARYSKCLGSSVNPVLREGNSDRRAPPAVKRYARKNPHSMGEWSQASRTHVSHMHGGDFYSSEKSMTMTKACDVKMDLVTKSGKTIVLKPKVSLLAGEIIDSMYMSKKALCEFYEKEIEDAYKTGMMLSLHVKATMMKVSHPIVFGHAVKIFYKDAFEKHAKLFEELGVNANNGMSSLYDKIKTLPESKREEIIQDLHACHEHRPALAMVDSAKGITNLHSPSDVIVDASMPAMIRVGGKMWGADGRLHDTKAVIPESTFARIYQEMINFCKTHGNFDPRTMGTVPNVGLMAQQAEEYGSHDKTFEIPEAGVARIVADDGTVLLEQNVEEGDIWRMCQVKDAPIRDWVKLAVNRARLSNTPAVFWLDEYRPHEAELIKKVKTYLKDYDLEGVDIQIMSQTRAMRYTLERVIRGKDTISVTGNILRDYLTDLFPIMELGTSAKMLSIVPLMAGGGLFETGAGGSAPKHVQQLVEENHLRWDSLGEFLALAVSLEDIGDKTGNPKVKILARTLDEATGKLLDNNKSPSPRTGELDNRGSQFYLAMYWAEALANQTEDKELAAHFAPLAKSLAENEQKIVSEFKAVQGKPADIGGYYVADSEKCKAVMRPSPTFNAALKAARA, encoded by the coding sequence ATGGCTTCAGAGAAATCAAAGATTATTTACACGCTGACAGACGAAGCGCCGCTTTTAGCGACTTGCGCATTTTTGCCAGTTATTCGTACTTTCACTGCGCCAGCTGGAGTGGAGATTGTTAAGAGCGATATCTCAGTTGCCGCGCGTATTTTGGCTGAGTTCTCTGACTGCTTAACAGATGCTCAAAAAGTTCCAGACAATTTAGCTGAGTTGGGCAAGATGACTTTGCTCCCAGATACCAACATTATTAAGTTGCCAAATATCAGTGCCTCTGTGCCGCAATTGGTTGCAGCAATTAAAGAGTTACAAAACAAGGGCTACAAGATCCCTAATTTCCCGGATGATCCTAAGACAGAAGAAGAAAAAGCAATTCGTGCTCGTTACTCTAAGTGTTTAGGCAGTTCTGTAAACCCAGTATTGCGCGAAGGTAACTCTGACCGTCGTGCGCCACCCGCTGTGAAGCGTTACGCACGTAAGAATCCTCACTCCATGGGTGAGTGGAGCCAGGCTTCCCGTACACACGTTTCCCATATGCATGGTGGCGACTTCTACTCCAGCGAGAAGTCAATGACCATGACTAAAGCTTGTGATGTGAAGATGGACTTGGTGACAAAGAGCGGCAAAACTATTGTGCTCAAGCCAAAAGTCTCTTTACTTGCCGGCGAAATCATCGATAGCATGTACATGAGCAAAAAAGCCTTGTGTGAGTTCTACGAAAAAGAAATCGAAGACGCATACAAGACTGGCATGATGTTGTCCTTGCATGTGAAGGCAACCATGATGAAAGTATCACACCCGATCGTATTCGGTCACGCTGTGAAGATTTTCTATAAAGATGCTTTTGAAAAGCATGCGAAGTTGTTCGAAGAGTTGGGCGTTAACGCTAATAACGGAATGAGCAGCTTGTACGACAAGATCAAAACTTTGCCAGAGTCCAAGCGCGAAGAAATTATTCAAGATTTACACGCTTGCCATGAGCATCGTCCTGCATTAGCGATGGTGGATTCAGCAAAAGGTATTACCAACTTACACTCTCCAAGCGATGTGATTGTGGATGCGTCGATGCCAGCCATGATTCGTGTCGGCGGCAAAATGTGGGGCGCGGATGGTCGTTTGCATGACACTAAGGCGGTAATCCCAGAAAGTACCTTTGCCCGTATTTATCAAGAAATGATCAATTTCTGTAAGACACATGGCAACTTTGATCCAAGAACCATGGGTACTGTTCCAAACGTGGGCTTGATGGCTCAGCAGGCTGAAGAGTATGGTTCACATGACAAGACATTTGAGATCCCCGAGGCTGGCGTAGCTCGAATTGTTGCTGATGACGGCACTGTATTACTTGAGCAGAACGTAGAAGAGGGTGATATTTGGCGTATGTGTCAAGTGAAAGATGCGCCAATTCGTGACTGGGTCAAATTGGCAGTTAATCGCGCGCGTCTCTCAAATACTCCAGCAGTATTCTGGTTAGATGAGTACCGTCCGCACGAAGCTGAATTGATCAAGAAAGTAAAAACATATCTGAAGGACTATGACCTTGAAGGTGTGGATATTCAGATCATGTCTCAGACTCGCGCAATGCGTTACACCCTTGAGCGTGTGATTCGCGGTAAGGATACTATTTCCGTAACTGGTAATATCTTGCGCGACTACTTGACCGACTTGTTCCCTATTATGGAATTGGGTACCAGTGCGAAGATGCTCTCGATTGTTCCATTGATGGCGGGTGGTGGTTTGTTTGAAACCGGTGCAGGCGGTTCTGCTCCAAAACACGTTCAACAGTTGGTAGAAGAAAACCATTTGCGTTGGGATTCACTTGGTGAGTTTTTAGCTTTGGCGGTTTCGCTTGAGGATATCGGCGACAAGACAGGTAATCCAAAAGTGAAAATCCTCGCTCGCACTTTGGATGAGGCTACAGGCAAGTTATTGGATAACAATAAATCGCCTTCGCCACGTACCGGTGAATTAGATAACCGTGGCAGTCAGTTCTACTTGGCGATGTATTGGGCAGAAGCATTGGCCAATCAGACCGAAGATAAGGAATTGGCGGCGCATTTTGCACCTTTAGCAAAATCCTTGGCAGAAAACGAGCAGAAGATTGTTTCCGAGTTCAAGGCGGTTCAAGGTAAGCCAGCAGACATTGGTGGTTACTATGTTGCTGATTCTGAGAAATGCAAAGCGGTAATGCGTCCAAGCCCAACTTTCAATGCAGCATTGAAAGCAGCAAGAGCGTAA
- a CDS encoding BLUF domain-containing protein, with protein sequence MPKPKDLIELSYLSEAVSDMSFLGLMRLLESARVFNQKHGVTGILFYDNQQFGQIIEGERANIMKVWKRIQEDDRHHRIELLEIRDIAERSFPEWLMRFYGGETLVRDYPVLAGMVAGMDKHSLRLLNQMRAALEE encoded by the coding sequence ATGCCAAAACCAAAAGACCTTATCGAGTTAAGTTATCTGAGCGAAGCAGTCTCGGATATGTCTTTTCTTGGTTTGATGCGACTCCTAGAGTCGGCACGAGTCTTTAATCAAAAACATGGTGTGACCGGTATTTTGTTTTACGACAATCAGCAATTTGGGCAAATCATTGAAGGTGAGCGCGCCAACATCATGAAGGTATGGAAGCGCATTCAAGAAGATGATCGCCATCATCGTATAGAACTGCTGGAGATTCGTGATATTGCAGAGCGAAGCTTTCCAGAGTGGCTAATGCGCTTTTATGGTGGAGAAACTCTCGTACGTGACTATCCAGTGTTAGCAGGCATGGTTGCCGGTATGGATAAGCACAGCTTACGTTTGCTTAATCAGATGCGTGCCGCTTTAGAAGAGTAA